One stretch of Saccharopolyspora erythraea DNA includes these proteins:
- a CDS encoding class I adenylate-forming enzyme family protein, producing the protein MSTLPLPDLVPQHLRRLWSEEGIYPGAAVFDLFLGKTAAQPDQPAVFDDDGVTTYAQLREKALRLAAGLRDLGVRPGEVVACQLPNSALACAVELATAALGATVLPFPTGRGHRDVLSLLRRSGAVVTVIPARYGDVDLAATMAELRPELPHLRHVVVHGAEAPTTVDELLAADPADPDDLPSPDPDTAVRYLVSSGTESEPKIVAYSHNALIGGRGQFLKRLQRPGQPMRAMFLIPLGSSFGSCCTFGVLCALGGSLVLQRKFDPVQALRAIGEHRPTHLAGVPTMFQRMIGSPEFAGTDTSSLQALITGGSLIDPQTVDRCVADFGCTLINLYGSADGVNCHNGLDDPPHAAKTTVGVPNPSVCSIRIVDDSGADLPPGEVGEVLARGPMSPMCYVNAPELNERYRTPDGWARTGDLGVIDPVGRLRLSGRKRDVIIRGGSNISPAQVEGVIAAHPSVLSVACVPVPCPDLGQRIAACLVAVPGAGVPNVAELAEFLRVQGLEPRKFPEVLLEMDAFPLTPAGKVDKRALARQATEVFTATRGDEPARV; encoded by the coding sequence GTGAGCACTCTGCCGTTGCCAGACCTCGTACCGCAGCACCTGCGCCGCCTGTGGTCGGAGGAGGGCATCTACCCGGGCGCGGCCGTGTTCGACCTCTTCCTCGGCAAGACCGCCGCACAACCCGACCAGCCCGCCGTCTTCGACGACGACGGCGTGACGACCTACGCGCAACTGCGGGAGAAGGCGCTGCGGCTGGCGGCGGGACTGCGCGACCTGGGCGTGCGCCCCGGCGAGGTCGTGGCCTGCCAGCTGCCGAACTCCGCACTGGCCTGCGCGGTGGAGCTGGCGACCGCGGCACTGGGCGCGACCGTCCTGCCCTTCCCGACCGGGCGGGGCCATCGCGACGTCCTCTCGCTGCTGCGCCGATCCGGTGCCGTCGTGACCGTGATTCCCGCCCGCTACGGCGACGTCGACCTGGCCGCGACCATGGCGGAGCTGCGACCGGAACTGCCGCACCTGCGTCACGTCGTGGTCCACGGCGCGGAAGCTCCGACCACAGTGGACGAGCTGCTCGCCGCCGATCCGGCCGACCCGGACGACCTGCCGAGCCCCGACCCCGACACGGCGGTGCGGTACCTGGTTTCCTCGGGCACCGAGTCCGAGCCGAAGATCGTGGCCTACTCGCACAACGCCCTCATCGGGGGCCGGGGACAGTTCCTGAAGCGGCTGCAGCGGCCGGGGCAGCCGATGCGCGCCATGTTCCTGATCCCGCTCGGATCGTCGTTCGGGTCCTGCTGCACCTTCGGCGTGCTGTGCGCGCTGGGCGGATCCCTCGTGCTGCAACGCAAGTTCGACCCCGTCCAGGCGCTGCGGGCCATCGGGGAGCACCGGCCCACGCACCTGGCGGGCGTGCCGACGATGTTCCAGCGGATGATCGGCAGCCCGGAGTTCGCCGGTACCGACACCTCGTCGCTTCAGGCGCTGATCACCGGCGGCTCGCTGATCGACCCGCAGACGGTCGACCGCTGCGTGGCCGACTTCGGCTGCACCCTGATCAACCTCTATGGTTCCGCGGACGGGGTGAACTGCCACAACGGCCTCGACGACCCGCCGCACGCGGCGAAGACGACGGTGGGCGTGCCCAACCCGTCGGTCTGCAGCATCCGCATCGTCGACGACTCGGGTGCGGACCTGCCTCCCGGCGAGGTCGGCGAGGTGCTGGCCCGGGGCCCGATGTCGCCGATGTGCTACGTCAACGCGCCGGAGCTCAACGAGCGCTACCGGACGCCGGACGGCTGGGCACGCACGGGCGACCTGGGCGTGATCGACCCGGTCGGGCGGCTGCGGCTCAGCGGCCGCAAGCGCGACGTCATCATCCGCGGCGGCTCCAACATCAGTCCCGCGCAGGTCGAGGGCGTCATCGCCGCGCACCCGTCGGTGCTGAGCGTGGCGTGCGTGCCGGTGCCGTGCCCGGACCTCGGTCAGCGCATCGCCGCCTGTCTGGTCGCGGTACCGGGTGCCGGGGTGCCCAACGTGGCGGAGCTGGCCGAGTTCCTGCGCGTGCAGGGCCTCGAGCCGCGCAAGTTCCCGGAGGTGCTGCTGGAGATGGACGCCTTCCCCCTCACACCGGCGGGCAAGGTCGACAAGCGCGCGCTGGCGCGGCAGGCAACCGAGGTTTTCACGGCCACCCGCGGCGACGAGCCGGCCCGGGTCTGA
- a CDS encoding acyl-CoA dehydrogenase family protein: MTAEPKAPSRARELAQRVREFVDTHVVPAEPEMFAGREVCAKLLVELQSKARSHGLWGIGYPASLGGAGLPLTSYLLVAEQEGRSFYGPAVFGAETVVDVHMLDRFATPQVRERFLLPVVRGEAVPSYGMTEPGKTGSEVSGFTTEVRFDQDRCTVRGRKWFISNADRATFMTVMARSEGLGKHPKDAFTLVVVPTDATGFGIVRELPVLGHFTGQCEVELRDVRVPHSHVVGERGAGLAVVQQRLGLARTVRSMHWLGQAQRGFDLMCRRLRSRRVQGGHLADKQLLGQHVADSYAEISAARALVRRAAARIDQGRLHVDLGVAKLAASRTAVAVLDRAVQVHGAEGLCDDTPLSVMYRAARSTRIYDGADEVQISQMAPRILKTYADSEGFDFTDPVDDFAAPA, from the coding sequence ATGACCGCGGAACCGAAGGCGCCGAGCAGGGCGCGGGAACTGGCGCAACGCGTCCGGGAGTTCGTCGACACCCACGTGGTACCGGCCGAGCCGGAGATGTTCGCCGGCCGCGAGGTGTGCGCGAAACTGCTCGTCGAGTTGCAGAGCAAGGCCCGCAGCCACGGCCTGTGGGGCATCGGTTACCCCGCCTCGCTGGGCGGGGCGGGCCTGCCGCTGACGAGCTACCTGCTGGTGGCCGAGCAGGAGGGCCGCTCGTTCTACGGGCCTGCCGTGTTCGGGGCCGAGACCGTGGTGGACGTGCACATGCTCGACCGGTTCGCCACCCCGCAGGTGCGGGAGCGCTTCCTGCTGCCGGTGGTGCGCGGGGAGGCGGTGCCCAGCTACGGGATGACCGAGCCGGGCAAGACCGGCTCGGAGGTCTCCGGCTTCACCACCGAGGTGCGCTTCGACCAGGACCGGTGCACCGTGCGCGGGCGCAAGTGGTTCATCTCCAACGCCGACCGCGCCACGTTCATGACGGTGATGGCGCGCAGCGAGGGCCTGGGCAAGCATCCCAAGGACGCGTTCACGCTCGTCGTCGTGCCCACCGACGCGACCGGCTTCGGCATCGTGCGCGAGCTGCCGGTCCTGGGGCACTTCACCGGGCAGTGCGAGGTCGAGCTGCGCGACGTGCGGGTCCCGCACAGCCACGTCGTCGGTGAACGAGGCGCGGGGCTGGCGGTGGTGCAGCAGCGGCTCGGACTGGCCAGGACGGTTCGGTCGATGCACTGGCTCGGCCAGGCCCAGCGCGGGTTCGACCTGATGTGCCGACGTCTGCGCTCGCGCCGGGTGCAGGGGGGTCACCTGGCGGACAAGCAGTTGCTGGGCCAGCACGTGGCCGACAGCTACGCCGAGATCAGCGCCGCGCGTGCACTCGTTCGCCGTGCGGCGGCGCGCATCGACCAGGGGCGGCTGCACGTCGACCTCGGTGTGGCCAAGCTGGCCGCCTCCCGCACCGCGGTCGCGGTGCTGGACCGCGCCGTGCAGGTCCACGGCGCGGAGGGCCTGTGCGACGACACACCGCTGTCGGTGATGTACCGGGCTGCTCGCTCGACCCGCATCTACGACGGCGCCGACGAGGTGCAGATCAGCCAGATGGCACCGCGCATCCTGAAGACCTACGCCGATTCCGAGGGGTTCGACTTCACCGACCCGGTGGACGACTTCGCCGCGCCCGCCTGA
- a CDS encoding CoA transferase — MTAGPSLNAVQDLAPFDHGPLSGMQYARGEVFPTGFGVSQRVIDAHLGLLGARRAVAEQCDPGVTTLSGLDGSVELRLRGVCGADPDRTFRESTAQARCGLMSVHSRAEPVVRRIGVDYASVLAGVTAVQGVLAATLARLRGAPVGAVDLALEHAAVMSVAQYIGAASASEDAEKLLPGAQDGSPRPPFVSSDGVLFELEALDVEPWQRFWAEVGAPIEAVSRSWRPFVLRYPGAVSPLAPGLVEALREHDFARITEIAERTGMSVCRVRTVAERRADPDLWPSRGSGAPWEFAPAAARDEGSAHSDPPAAGELPLAGMRIVESSRRVQGPMATRLLSLLGGEIIRIEPPGGDPLRGIPPMAGDVSARFAALNHAKQIVEIDIKDPAGQRSVLELVRDADVFLHNWAPGKAAQLGLDAEHMHEVNPRLVYAYASGWGSALGERPPLGTDFMVQAHAGVADAVTPGGEDRHPSLMTLLDVLGGFVAAEGILAGLIAVRRSGAGCRVDTSLLSAATTLLAEQLAGETPESPALDEVFQTADGLLAVCADEDEIERLTAATGLAPAPGTRPQDLAGPLRTALAARPAHEWEQLLRRHAVPAAQVEIDLADLPRREDFADVFQHHGCAVVASPWRFQ; from the coding sequence GTGACCGCAGGCCCGTCCCTCAACGCGGTGCAGGATCTTGCTCCGTTCGACCACGGCCCGCTTTCGGGCATGCAGTATGCGCGCGGCGAGGTATTTCCGACCGGATTCGGGGTGTCGCAGCGCGTGATAGACGCGCATCTCGGCCTGCTCGGCGCCAGAAGAGCTGTCGCTGAGCAGTGCGATCCCGGCGTCACCACCCTCTCAGGCCTGGACGGCTCCGTCGAGCTGCGGTTGCGCGGGGTCTGCGGTGCCGACCCGGACCGGACGTTCCGCGAAAGCACCGCGCAGGCTCGGTGCGGCCTGATGTCGGTGCACAGCCGCGCCGAACCCGTCGTCCGCCGCATCGGCGTGGACTACGCGTCGGTGCTGGCCGGTGTCACCGCGGTGCAGGGAGTGCTCGCCGCGACCCTCGCCCGGCTGCGGGGAGCGCCGGTCGGTGCTGTCGACCTGGCGCTCGAGCACGCGGCGGTCATGTCCGTCGCGCAGTACATCGGCGCGGCCAGCGCGTCCGAGGACGCCGAGAAGCTGCTGCCGGGGGCACAGGACGGCAGCCCGCGTCCGCCGTTCGTCTCGTCCGACGGCGTGCTCTTCGAGCTGGAGGCGCTGGACGTCGAGCCGTGGCAGCGGTTCTGGGCCGAGGTCGGCGCGCCGATCGAGGCGGTCAGCCGGAGCTGGCGGCCGTTCGTGCTGCGCTATCCCGGTGCGGTCAGCCCGTTGGCCCCCGGGCTCGTCGAGGCGCTGCGCGAGCACGACTTCGCGCGCATCACCGAGATCGCGGAGCGGACCGGGATGAGCGTGTGCCGGGTCCGGACGGTGGCCGAGCGCCGCGCGGACCCGGACCTGTGGCCTTCCCGCGGAAGCGGTGCGCCGTGGGAGTTCGCCCCCGCGGCAGCCCGGGATGAGGGCTCCGCGCACTCCGATCCGCCGGCGGCCGGGGAGCTCCCGCTCGCCGGCATGCGGATCGTGGAGTCCTCGCGCCGAGTGCAGGGGCCGATGGCCACCCGGCTGCTGTCGTTGCTCGGAGGCGAGATCATCCGCATCGAGCCGCCGGGCGGCGATCCGCTGCGCGGGATCCCGCCCATGGCGGGGGATGTCTCGGCCCGGTTCGCCGCGCTCAACCACGCCAAGCAGATCGTCGAGATCGACATCAAGGACCCCGCGGGGCAGCGGTCGGTGCTGGAGCTGGTCCGCGACGCCGACGTCTTCCTGCACAACTGGGCGCCGGGCAAGGCAGCCCAGCTCGGCCTGGACGCCGAGCACATGCACGAGGTCAACCCGCGGCTGGTGTACGCCTACGCCTCCGGCTGGGGCAGCGCGCTGGGGGAGCGGCCGCCGCTGGGCACCGACTTCATGGTGCAGGCGCACGCCGGTGTCGCCGACGCCGTCACGCCCGGCGGCGAGGACCGGCACCCGTCGCTGATGACGCTGCTGGACGTGCTCGGCGGTTTCGTCGCAGCCGAGGGAATCCTCGCCGGTCTCATCGCGGTGCGGCGCAGCGGTGCGGGCTGCCGCGTCGACACGTCGCTGCTGTCGGCCGCGACGACGCTGCTGGCGGAGCAACTCGCCGGGGAGACGCCCGAATCCCCCGCGCTGGACGAGGTTTTCCAGACCGCCGACGGACTGCTCGCGGTGTGCGCCGACGAGGACGAGATCGAGCGCCTGACCGCGGCGACCGGCCTCGCTCCGGCTCCGGGAACAAGGCCGCAGGACCTGGCCGGCCCGCTGCGTACCGCACTGGCCGCGCGGCCGGCCCACGAGTGGGAGCAACTGCTTCGCCGCCACGCGGTGCCCGCCGCCCAGGTCGAGATCGACCTCGCCGACCTGCCGCGACGCGAGGACTTCGCAGACGTCTTCCAGCACCACGGTTGCGCTGTGGTCGCTTCTCCATGGAGGTTCCAGTGA